One segment of Virgibacillus doumboii DNA contains the following:
- a CDS encoding MarR family winged helix-turn-helix transcriptional regulator, with the protein MSENLSLKTFVVLMKASKSVEEQVKKDIKSHGVKITEFTILEALYHKGTQTVQQICDAVLINSGSITYVIDKLEKRGLLTRKNCENDRRVFYVSITEQGEKLMNEIFPQHQKVIEEIFEDIKSEEKELVIDVLKRIGLNNINE; encoded by the coding sequence ATGAGTGAAAATCTGTCACTAAAAACATTCGTTGTACTGATGAAGGCCTCAAAGTCAGTGGAAGAACAAGTCAAAAAAGATATAAAAAGTCATGGTGTCAAAATTACCGAATTCACTATATTGGAAGCATTGTACCATAAAGGTACCCAGACCGTACAGCAAATATGTGACGCCGTCCTCATAAACAGCGGATCGATAACCTATGTAATTGATAAACTGGAAAAGCGTGGTCTGCTAACACGAAAAAATTGTGAAAATGACCGCCGTGTTTTTTATGTTTCCATAACAGAGCAAGGGGAAAAACTGATGAATGAAATTTTCCCGCAGCACCAAAAAGTAATTGAGGAGATTTTTGAAGATATTAAATCGGAGGAAAAAGAACTGGTGATTGACGTACTGAAACGAATCGGATTGAACAATATAAATGAATGA
- a CDS encoding group-specific protein: MGKCNIDHSHADVVKKLESQESFLPDYLTQKIQSFLKEQHSQETLNDLFHLLKKYDLSSDNEREERNEKMLALTS, encoded by the coding sequence ATGGGAAAATGTAATATCGATCATTCTCATGCAGACGTTGTGAAGAAGCTGGAAAGCCAGGAATCATTTCTCCCGGACTATTTAACTCAAAAAATACAGTCCTTTTTAAAAGAGCAACATTCACAGGAAACACTAAACGATTTATTCCACCTTTTAAAAAAATATGATCTTTCTTCCGATAACGAACGGGAAGAGAGAAATGAAAAAATGCTTGCGCTTACCAGCTGA
- a CDS encoding conserved virulence factor C family protein, producing MKITSIEPTPSPYSMKINVDEQLADGQTENYKLDDDLATAPAYIQELFKINGVKGLYRVINFIALERNPRISWEEILPEVRNVLGSSEESPDELSNETAAVDQHFGEVKVFIQMFRSIPMQVKLEEGDEEHRFGLPDRFKNAVMEASVASDNMLMERKWVEQSPRYGDVQEIGQDVVDEIDASYGPGRIAELMDLAVNNETTGNQAVSPWKKVTLEMLDAPNWKDRYAALDRMDPGLEDLPVLDKALDDQKGSVRRLATAYLGMIEEKEVLPYLYKALKDKGVNVRRTAGDCLSDLGFTEAIPEMTATLSDKSRIVRWRAAMFLYEVGDETAIPALQEALDDPEFEVRMQVKMALSRIQGGKEAKGSIWSQMTEAAKQK from the coding sequence ATGAAAATAACATCGATCGAACCGACACCAAGTCCATATTCAATGAAAATAAATGTGGATGAGCAGCTGGCAGATGGTCAGACAGAAAATTATAAGCTTGATGATGATCTGGCAACTGCCCCAGCATATATCCAGGAACTTTTTAAAATTAATGGTGTAAAAGGGCTGTATCGGGTAATCAACTTCATTGCGCTTGAGCGTAATCCCCGTATATCGTGGGAGGAGATTTTACCGGAAGTGCGCAATGTACTGGGTTCATCCGAAGAATCCCCGGATGAATTGAGCAATGAAACTGCTGCAGTCGATCAACATTTCGGCGAGGTTAAGGTATTTATTCAAATGTTCCGAAGTATTCCAATGCAAGTTAAACTGGAAGAAGGCGATGAAGAGCACCGTTTCGGGCTTCCCGACCGCTTTAAAAATGCGGTAATGGAAGCATCGGTTGCATCGGACAATATGTTAATGGAGCGAAAATGGGTGGAACAGAGCCCGCGATATGGCGATGTGCAGGAAATCGGTCAGGATGTCGTCGACGAAATAGATGCAAGTTATGGTCCAGGTCGGATAGCTGAACTGATGGACCTTGCCGTAAACAATGAAACAACAGGGAACCAGGCTGTTTCCCCGTGGAAAAAAGTTACGCTTGAAATGCTGGATGCCCCTAACTGGAAGGATCGTTATGCCGCACTGGACCGGATGGACCCGGGTCTTGAGGACCTCCCTGTATTGGATAAGGCACTTGACGACCAAAAAGGATCCGTACGCCGTCTGGCAACTGCCTATTTGGGAATGATTGAGGAAAAAGAAGTTCTTCCCTATTTGTATAAGGCATTAAAAGATAAGGGGGTAAACGTAAGACGTACAGCTGGCGACTGCCTTTCAGACCTTGGATTTACCGAGGCAATCCCTGAAATGACCGCCACCTTATCGGACAAAAGCCGGATTGTGCGCTGGCGTGCTGCGATGTTTTTATACGAGGTTGGCGATGAAACTGCTATCCCGGCACTTCAGGAAGCCCTGGATGATCCGGAATTTGAAGTGCGGATGCAGGTGAAAATGGCTCTGTCACGGATACAAGGCGGAAAAGAAGCAAAAGGCTCCATCTGGAGCCAAATGACCGAAGCTGCAAAACAAAAATAA